Genomic window (Pseudomonadota bacterium):
CTGATCGGCGAGCGCTCTGGCCCATCTTCCCGATGGCCACTTCCATCCGGTGAACCGGGAGGTGGTCGAGCGAGTTCTTCCGTACGCAACAGCGATGTTCTCGGGGGTCGCTGCCCCTGTGCCCTCGCAGTCTCCGCTTGCCCTGACGAGCTGAACTCGCCCGCCCTCTCCAAGGTCAACGAGGACGGCGGCAGTGAGGTTGTGCTTTCGAAGGATGCGCCGGAGTCTCCGAACGTCCGCGTCGACCACGAAGAGCGTGCTCTCCCAGCGCACACGGTCGGGGCCGGGCACGACTCGCTCTCCGTCCACAACGAGCAGCGGCGGCTTCGGTCTCACGAGCCAGGACCCTTCGACGTGATCCCAGTCGCAGAGACCTGCCGAGCGAAGATCGTCCTCAAGTCGAGCCGTCGTACCGCAGTCCCCGCGCCCGGCAGCGATGATCCCGACTGAGCACGCTCCCTGTCTTCGCATTTTTTCGAGCGTCACTTCCAGGGACATCCTGTTCGTGTAGGTCGCGTCGACTGACCGCTTGCTGGCCTCCATCACCGTGGAGATCGAGACGCTTCGACAGAGCATGCTGCCCTCCTAGATCATCGTGAGGCCCGAGACCGTGAGCGTCGAGCCTCCCCGTACAAGGTATCCACTGTCGACGAGTTGTTCAGGGGGGCGGCTCCCATTTTACCGTGTAAAACAGGGGACGCTCCTGTGGTGAAATCAAGTTCATTTGCGGCCTGAAAACCCGTCCGACGGACAGCAACCGGCTCGGATGACGGACACCTCCGAGAAAGTAATTTCCGCCCCGGCGTCACGTCCATCTTCTCGTTTTCATGGGTTTTCCCCATCTCGCAGCCGTTGTGCGCTGCCGACTTGAAGTGTCACCGTTTTCAGTAATTCGTTCATCGCCGCTTCTCGTAGCTCTGAAACGCGGATCGCGAGGCGTGGAGCGGGTCAGAGCTTTCCCGTCATCGAACTGGATCATCTACCACCCCGGTGCGGCACGCGGATTTCCAGGGATGTCGAACAGCGCAAATGTGCGGCTAGTCGGCGGCAAGTGTCCGTGGGCCAGGGGAACGTGCTCTTTTTTAGGTGCCGCAGTGCTCTTCCCAGGACCGCTGTCGTCCTGGGGCGGAAAGAAATTTCCGCGCCTCTGACCTCGTGCACAGTACAGCGCACGCACGTCGATCTTCTGCGTGTCTCTCGCCAGAGTCATGGTTCTTTGACCATCGACAACTCGCCGATGCCCGTCGACGTGGCATCTTCCCACCCGACCCCTTCGACCGGAGGCACCAGCGCGATTCTACTGTAGTGAGTTCCCTCGAAAACTCGAACGGTTCCTGTCTCCGAGTCCTCCAACCAACTTCGCGAGAACTGCTCGATGAGCCTGAGGCTCGGGTAGTCCAGCGCGATGTAGTAGGAGTTCTTGAATGCCTCCCAGTTGCGGAGGATCACCGAGACCATCCAGATGGTCCGATCCACGCCGAACTTCTCCACGAGACGCTTGCTGATGTTCTGATGTGTTCGCGTCCACACACCCTTCCAAACCTCGTCGGAGGTCCACACGCCTCTCCTGATCTCATCGTAGGTCCAGGGACCATCCCACAGGTCTTGGGAGTGTCATTTCTCACGAGCATGACCCACCCGTTCTCACGAGCATGACCCACCCCGTCGGGTGAGATTCTCACGAGCATGACCCACCCCCCCCTGGGGCGGAATTCTCACGAGCATGACCCACCCCGAGGCCGACCAGGGCCAAGCTGCGCGCCGAGGAGGTGCGCACCATGGCGTATCGGGAGGTCGCGATGTGGGAAGTGTTGGAGGTGCTGCGCCGGCTCGGGCGCGGCGAGGGCGTGCAGAAGGTAGCGCGGGCCACGGAGCACGAGCGCAGGACCGTGCGGCGATACCGGAACCTGGCCGAGGAGCTCGGCTGGGTGGCCGGCCTGCACGAACCGGACGAGGCGCTCGCGCTGGAGGTGTTCAAGCAGCTGCGGCCCAGGCCCAAGGATGAGGCGCCGGGCGAGACGGAGCTATTGCTGCTCGGGCACAGGGAGCGGATCGCGGGGCTGCTCAAGCCGGACGATCCGCGTGAGCGTGGACTCAAGCTGACCAAGGTGCACGCGCTGCTCGGCCGCAGCGGCGTGGTCGTGCCGTACAGCTCGCTGCACCGCTTCGCGGTCAAGCACTGCGGCTTCGGCGCCGGACGGACGACGGTGCGGGTGGCGGACTGCGCGCCCGGCGAGCTCGCCGAGGTGGACTTCGGGAGGCTCGGGCTGGTGCCGGACCCGGAGACCGGTAAGCGGCGCCTGGCGCACGCGCTCATCGTGACGCTCGGGTACAGCCGCCACCAGTACGTGCACGTCACGTTTTCGCAGAAGCTCCCCGATCTGATCGCCGGGCTGGAGGACGCCTTCGTCTTCTTCGGCGGCGTCACCGCCCGCGTGGTGATCGACAACCTCAAGGCGGCGGTGACGAAGGCGGACAAGCATGATCCGATCTTCTCGCGGAGCTTCGAGGAGTACGCGCGGCATCGCGATTTCGTGATCGACGCGGCCGACGCGGAGTCGCCGACGCACAAGCCGCACGTGGAGCGGGCGGTGCCGTACGTGCGGGAGAACTTCTTCCGCGGCGAGGAGTGGATCGACCTCGAGCATGTGCAGCGGGAGGCGCGGCGCTGGTGCCTGGCGACGGCGGGGCTGCGCGTGCACGGCACGACCCGGGCGAGGCCGCTCGAGGTCTTCGAGGCCGAGGAGAAGGTGGCGCTCCATCCGCTCGTGAAGGAGCGCTTCGACCCGCCCGAGTGGAAGGAGTGCAAGGTGCACCCGGACCACACGATCTGCTTCGGCAAGGCGCTGTACACCGTGCCCACGCGCCACATCGGCAAGACGGCCACGGTGCGCGGCGACTCGAAGCTCGTGCGCATCCACGTGAACGGCGAGCTCATCAAGACCCGCCCGCGGCTCAAGCCCGGCAAGAAGGACATCGACTACAACGACTACCCCAAGGAGAAGGCGGCGTACGCCATGCGCGACCCCGTGCGCGCCGTCGACGAGGCGAAGTCCCACGGCGCGGATCTCGGCCGCTTCACGGAGCGCCTGCTCTCCGGCGACTTCCCGTGGGCCAAGCTGCGGCAGGCGCAGGCGCTGCTCGCCCTCGGCCGCAGGTACGGCTGGACCCGCGTCGATCTCGCCTGCCGCCGCGCGCTCGCCTTCGACCTCCTCAACGTCCGCCGCGTGCAGGCGATCCTCGAAGGCGCGCTCGGCGACGAGGGAACGAAGCCGGAGCTCGAACGCGACAACGTCGTCCAGCTGCCCCTGCGCTTCCTGCGCCCGGCGGGCAGCTTCACCCCGAAATCCGAGAAAGGAGAACAGACGTGATCGAAATCAAACCGTCGCTCAAGACCGTGCTCAAGCGCTTGAAGCTCTCCGGCATCCTCGCCGCGCTGCCCGACCGCGCAGCGTACGCCCGCAAGGCGAAGCTCACGGAGATCGACTTCCTCGAGCTCGTGCTCCAGGACGAGATCGACCGCCGCGAGCAAACCAACCTCGCCACGCGGATCTCCAAGGCCGGCTGCGAGCAGGAGCACATCCTCGAGGCCTTCGACTGGGACGCGCCCGTCACCTTCGACAGGGATCGCGTCCGCGACCTCTTCGGCCTCGGCTTCCTCGACCGCTGCGAGGACGTCGCCTTCATGGGCCCGGTCGGCGTCGGCAAGACCTTCCTCGCCGATGCGCTCGGCCACGCCGCCTGCCGCGCCGGCAAGCACGTCCTTTCCCTGCGCGCCGACACGATGCTCAAGACCGTCAACCAGTCCCGCGCCGACAACTCGACGGAGAAGGTGATGCGGCAGCTCCTCGCGCCCCACCTCCTCATCATCGACGACTTCGGTCTGCGCAGGCTCGACGACCGCCAGTCCTCCGACCTCTACGAGATCATCATCGAGCGCCACCGCCGCGCCTCGACGATCATCACCAGCAACCGCAGCGTCGAGGAGTGGATCCCGCTCTTCGCCGACCCGATCCTCGCGCAGAGCGCCGTCGACCGCTTCGCGCACAACGCCCATCACGTCGTCATCGAGGGCGACAGCTACAGACCGCGCAAGGGACCCCAGAACCGCCGCGCGGAACCCAAACCGGAAAGGAGATCGCGTGCCGTCAAACGCTGAACCGTGATAGGAATCGGAGCGGCCTCGGGGCCTGGGTCATCCTCGTGAGAAACCCTGGGTCATCCTCGTGAGAAGTGACAGGGAGTTCCACACACACGGCAGACAAGCCCGCCAGCTTAGCTCGATGGGATCCTCGATGTCCTTGAGCGAGACCTCGACCTTCTTCGGTGTTGCCGCGATCTTCTTCTCCACCTCCAGTTCCAGGAACAGAGAGTCGGCGCAACCGACGATCCACTGGAAGGCAGGGTAGTCGTACTTGAAGACGCCGTACTCCTGCCATCTCGGCACGAGGTAGGTGATTGCCTCCACAACGAAGTCGACGCCGAACTGGTCGCAGAGCCGTTTCGCTTGGACCTGCATGCCGACACTGAAAGTGCGTAGAAGTGGGGATCGCACTTTCGACGCCACGTCGGCTGGCAGCGTTGTGAGCCATCTTTCGATCTGCGTCCTCCAAGCTTTCTCGACCACTCGGACTTCGGCGGACTTCCGGTACTTTCGCGTAGCTGGTCTCACTCCGTTCATACGTGCCTCCTCGCCCCCGGACCCCCTCTCCTGGCGCCACCTTCGTGGCGCGGACGACCGTGCCCGATGTTTCGCTTCGCTCAACCCTGGGCACACGAGGGGGCCAAGATCGATGTCGAATACCGCATTCCTCAGAGCTGCGCAGAGCACCCATCCTGATACCATCCCCGCGCACACTGCTACGGCTCGAAGCGGAGGCCCCACCACCGCAACCGAGAAAGAAAGCACCAAGTCTCGACAGTCCGGGCCCGGACGCATGTCGAAGTATGTCAACTCGTCATGCACTCTGCGGGTGTCGGCCAACGAGTCTGCTTGAGGCGGCAGCCTTTTGCTTTTCGGCACCGTCGCCGCCGGTCGCAAACAACGTCGACCTCAACTCCTGGGTGCTTCTCTTTGACGAGGTAATTTGTAGCTCCACGTTGCGTTTTCACTGGCCCGAATCTGGCGTCTCCCCACCACATTCCGTCGAACATGGCCGGTGTCAGCCTAACTGGCGAATCGGGGGGAGTCCTCATCAGCACGTGGAAGTGCATTCTTTCAGTCTTCCTCTGTCTCCCCCACGACCAGGCTACGTAGATGTGCTCTTTCAGTTTTTTTGCCGCTGTGCGGCAGAAGCGGAAGAAAAGGCGATGAGCCTCACGCTCTGGCACCATGTAACCGAACGTGAGATGCCCAAATATGTCCCAAGGCCCACGTTCCTCGATGTCTTGTGCGTCAGAGCTACGATGGCGGGCAGGGGGTTTCCTGCTCTCTGTTTTGGACCAGTCAATCACGGCGTCTCCCCTTCGTTGAGATCGCTCCGAGTCAGCTCTCGCTCTTTCAGCCACGCCTCGATTTCTGGTCGACGAAAACGAACGAATCTCTTTCCTAGCCGAATGTGCGGGATGCGCTTTTGGTGGACCCAACAGTAGAGCGTTCCCTTCCTTACGTTGTATTCCTCTGAGACCTGTAAGTAGTCGAGCAGCTCATCCATGATTTCCTCCTTCAACGGCAGTTGGGCCGCCGCGTGTTGACGAACTAGGCCGCCCCGACAACTTCGTCGAGAACCGGCCGTCTCTCTTCGACAGCTTCGCTACCTGTGCTTGCCTCTGGCCTTGTCGCGGTCGGTAGCGTGAGCACGACTCCGGTGATCTCGGCTGCGCCGCCGAACCGTCCGTGCTCTCCAGCGAAAGCATCGGGGGCGAGGTGCGCGTAGCGCTGGGTCATCGTGATCGACTGATGGCCCAGAAGAGCTTGCAGCTTGAAGAGGTCGCCGCCCCGCATCATGAAGTGCGACGCGAAGGTGTGGCGCAACCCGTGGAACGTGACGTAGTGGCGTGCTTTCCCGCGCCGTTTGATCAGCGGGAATCCGGCGCGGTCGAGCACTCCGTGGAGCATCTCCTGGAAGATCCGCGCCGACGGTCCGTGCATTTTCCCAGCCTCGTTCGGGAAGACAACCGGCATTCCCGCGACCTTGAGGAGCCACTCGGTGAGCGACGGCCGCAGAACGTCGAAGATCGGAATGCGCCGGATCCTGCCGCTTTTTGTCGGGCCGTCGTAGCTGTGCTGCACCGTGATGATGTTGTGGTCGAGGTCGATGTCCTCGCGTCGCAGTCCGGCCAGCTCTCCGGCTCTCATGCCGGTGTAGACGGCGCACTGGTAGAGGATCCAAACGCCCTCGCCCTCTTCGCGAGCCGCAGCCTGGAAGCGCTGTATCTCTCCCTCTGTCCGAAGGTAGCTGTAGTCCGCTGAGTTGTGCGGGACACGCGGGATCTTGAATCGCGGCTGCGTGGCGAGCCAACCCAGATCGAACGCCTTGTTCAGCATCGACTTGAGCAGCACGAGCTGATTGGCCACGGTCTTCGGTGCCAGGTTTCCTCTGAGGGCGCGGTAGCGGTCGATCTGTCTCGCGCCGATCTCGATCAGCTTCATCGCACCCAGTTCCGGCCGCAGGTGGTGCTCGATGATGCTCCGGTCGTCCTTTTCAGAACGCTTGTTCGGAGCGTAGTTTTCGAGCCAGTAGTCGGCGAGGTCGGCGAACGTCTTATCGGGGCAGGCTCCAGTTCTCAGTCCGAGCTTTGTCTCCCGAACTTGAAGCTGGCGTCGAGCGAGCATGACCTTGGCCTGCTCGGGGTTTTCGTACACCTCACTCCGGCGCTTGCCGTTCTCGTCGACCCAGCGGGTCCTCCAGCGGTTGCGGTGTTTGGTAGGCTTGCTCATCTCTGCTCCCTTTCCCAGCTTGGGAGCAAGGCGAGAGAAAGTCTCCTGCACTTCCTGGTCGAGAAAGTTGCAGGAAAACAGTCTTGTGCGGCTTCTCGGTTGCCTGGTTCTCGTTCAGGCAACGAGTGCCGCCGAACCTACTCACGTTCAGTGATCTGGCCCCGGATTGGCCCCGCTTTGGGAGGGTAGAAAAACAAAGGCCCGGAGATCCTTTTGGACTCCGGGCCTTTGCCTCAGTAGCGGGGGCAGGATTTGAACCTACGACCTTCGGGTTATGAGCCCGACGAGCTACCAGGCTGCTCCACCCCGCAACAACATACCGTTCAAATCTTCCGACACGTCACGACCAAGGGCCGCAACGACTGCGTATATAGAGATCCCCGCGCTTTCCGTCAAGCAAAGCCTGTCAATCGTCGCCCCGGGCGCGCTGCCTCCGGCGATCGGCGTCCTGTCGCGCCGGGGTCACGTGATCGCGCTTGAGGCGAGCGAGCTCCTTGTCCGTGAGCTCGCGGTACGTCCCGAGCGGCACGCCGTCGATCGTGATCCCTGCGAACGAGATGCGCTTGAGCTTGATCACCTCGACGCCGGTCGCCTCGGCCATGCGCCGGATCTGGCGGTTGCGCCCCTCCTTGATGGTGATCTGGACCCACGCGCAGTCCTCGCCCACCTCGGTCCGGAACACGGCCTGCGCGGGGCGCGTCTTGACGCCGTCGTCGAGCACCACGCCCTTGCGCCACGTCTCGAGCACGTCGTCTCCGACCGCGCCCTGGAGCCGGACATGGTAGGTCTTCTCGACGCCGAACCGCGGGTGCGTCAGCGCGTGGGCGAGCTCTCCGTCGTTCGTCATGAGGAGCGCGCCCGAGGTGGCCCAGTCGAGCCTGCCGACCGGGAACAGGCGCGCGCCGACGTCCCGTACGAGATCGGCCACCGTCGGCCTGCCTTCCGGATCGCGCACGGTCGACACCACGCCGCGCGGTTTGTTCAGGATGACGGTCATGGGCTTCTCGGCCGCGATGGCCCGTCCGTCCACCTCGATGCGATCACGGCGCGGATCGACCTTCACGCCCATCTCGGTGACGATCACGCCGTTCACCCTGACGCGGCCGGCGGCCACGATCTCCTCGGCTTTGCGGCGCGACGCGACACCGGCTCCGGCGAGCACCTTCTGCAGACGTTCGGTTGTCATGCGATCACGGCCTTCTGTGCGGGCGCGGATGTCGTGGGGGGGGCGCGGTCCTGCCATCTTCCTAGTACGGGTCGTCCTCGGCCGCAGCCGCCTTGCCCTTGGCCGCCTCGTCCTCGGCCGCCTCGTCCGCGGGCACGGCCTCGTCGCGATTCCAGGTGTCCGCGCGGCCGTCGTTGTCCGTGTCCATGCCCACCCGGATGAGCTTCCCGGCTTCGTAGTACTCCCAGTAGTCGACCCGGCCGTCGGCGTCCGTGTCGCCCTCGACCCGCGCCGGCACGCCGTCCTCGAGGAACCGAACGCGATCGACCACCCCGTTCGAGTTCGTATCCATCTCCTGCTTGACGACCTTGCCCTCGGCGTACATCGAGATGATGTCGATGGAACCATCGTAATCCAGGTCCAGTTCGTCGCGCTTGATGGCGCCTGTCTCGTCGAAGTACACGAAAATGTCGAGCTTGCGGTCGAAGTTGAGATCCGCCTCGCGGCAGATGATGACCTCGCCCTCGCCGAACTTCGCGTAGATCTTGCGGACGTCGGCCTTCTCGTCCTGGTTCAGGTCGACGAGCGCCTCGCGGTTCTTGCCGGCTTCGCAGCGCTTGTTGCTGTCGATGCGCTCGAGACCGGAGCCCTCGACCGCCGTGCCGAGGCCGGCTTTGCCGCCTGTCTTGCCCTTGGCGCCGCCGCACCCGGCCGCTAACGCGATCGCGCACAGAACGAGAAGAACCCTCGTCATCACGCTGCCCCCTTGCCTGCGGGCGCAATAGGCGCCCGGTCCGATTTTCGCGGCCAGTCTACCATGGCCGGGTGAGAAATCAGCCATTTCCGTGGCGGCCGTGCCGCCGTCCGCCGCCTTCGCCCTGCGGCGGCTGCGGCCCCCGCCCCTCGACGTCGACTCGCGGCACCCGGGCCGTGAGGGAGCCGAAGGCGATCTTGAGATCGCCCTTCTCGTCCACGCTCTGTACGACGCCGTCGCGTCCTTTCAGGAAGCCCTTGAGGACGATGACCATGTCGCCCGCGCGGATGTTGGCCATCCGCTCGGCGGTCACCTTCACGGGGGCGGGTTCCTTGGGGCGCTCCTGGCGCGGGGCGGCCCTCGCTGGCGCCGGGGCGGGCGCTGGGACCGCGGGCGCGCACGGCGCTCGAGCCGCCGGAGTCGTCGTCGTCGTCGCCGGTGCCGCTGCCGGTGCCGGTGCGGGCGCGTCCTCCGCCGCCGCCTCACTGCGCGCGATCGATCTGCGGATCGCCCGCTCGCGCTCCCGCCACGCCTGCTCCGCCCTGGCCCGCTCCTCGGTCTCCTCGCGCAGCCGGCGCCGCTCCTCGTCCTGCTCCAGCCGCCGCGCTTCCCGCTCGTGCCGCTCGCGTTCGGCCTCGGCCCCGGTCGCCTCGAGCGCGAGCCTGTGCTTCGCGAGGACGCTGTCGATGGAGACGGCGTCGTTCGAAGGCGACCAAGCGGCGTACTCGTACAGGCCCGCGAGCGCGCCGAAGCTCTCCACGACGTAGGGGAAAGCGTCCGCGCCGAGCCGGATGGCGGCGTCGCGCGACAGGCGCACGCCGGCGAACATCCAGCCCTTCTTCTCCTCGAAGTCGCGGAGGAGGGCGGTCAGCGCCGGGCCTTCGAGCTCGGCCGTGCGAACGAGCCGCTCCCCCGCGAGGCCTATCTCGAACGTCTCCGGGAGGGCGCGGAGCAGCGCGTCGAACCGCGCCCGCGCGTCCGGGTTGGCGAGCAGCGACGAGAGGTTGCGCCGATCCACCCACGCGTCGTGGTGGAGCCACATCCCGATCTCGAGCGCCTCGGCCCGGACGGCGACGCCCAGGAAGACGTGCCGGAAGAGCGGCGTGGGGTCCGCGAGATTGGACGCGAGCGTCCGCTCGGTGTCGATCAGCTCGACGAGCTCGCGCTGCGCCGCCTCGTCACGGGAGAAGAAGAGCCATTGCGTGTCGACCT
Coding sequences:
- the istA gene encoding IS21 family transposase produces the protein MAYREVAMWEVLEVLRRLGRGEGVQKVARATEHERRTVRRYRNLAEELGWVAGLHEPDEALALEVFKQLRPRPKDEAPGETELLLLGHRERIAGLLKPDDPRERGLKLTKVHALLGRSGVVVPYSSLHRFAVKHCGFGAGRTTVRVADCAPGELAEVDFGRLGLVPDPETGKRRLAHALIVTLGYSRHQYVHVTFSQKLPDLIAGLEDAFVFFGGVTARVVIDNLKAAVTKADKHDPIFSRSFEEYARHRDFVIDAADAESPTHKPHVERAVPYVRENFFRGEEWIDLEHVQREARRWCLATAGLRVHGTTRARPLEVFEAEEKVALHPLVKERFDPPEWKECKVHPDHTICFGKALYTVPTRHIGKTATVRGDSKLVRIHVNGELIKTRPRLKPGKKDIDYNDYPKEKAAYAMRDPVRAVDEAKSHGADLGRFTERLLSGDFPWAKLRQAQALLALGRRYGWTRVDLACRRALAFDLLNVRRVQAILEGALGDEGTKPELERDNVVQLPLRFLRPAGSFTPKSEKGEQT
- the istB gene encoding IS21-like element helper ATPase IstB; translation: MIEIKPSLKTVLKRLKLSGILAALPDRAAYARKAKLTEIDFLELVLQDEIDRREQTNLATRISKAGCEQEHILEAFDWDAPVTFDRDRVRDLFGLGFLDRCEDVAFMGPVGVGKTFLADALGHAACRAGKHVLSLRADTMLKTVNQSRADNSTEKVMRQLLAPHLLIIDDFGLRRLDDRQSSDLYEIIIERHRRASTIITSNRSVEEWIPLFADPILAQSAVDRFAHNAHHVVIEGDSYRPRKGPQNRRAEPKPERRSRAVKR
- a CDS encoding helix-turn-helix domain-containing protein, which translates into the protein MDELLDYLQVSEEYNVRKGTLYCWVHQKRIPHIRLGKRFVRFRRPEIEAWLKERELTRSDLNEGETP
- a CDS encoding site-specific integrase, which produces MSKPTKHRNRWRTRWVDENGKRRSEVYENPEQAKVMLARRQLQVRETKLGLRTGACPDKTFADLADYWLENYAPNKRSEKDDRSIIEHHLRPELGAMKLIEIGARQIDRYRALRGNLAPKTVANQLVLLKSMLNKAFDLGWLATQPRFKIPRVPHNSADYSYLRTEGEIQRFQAAAREEGEGVWILYQCAVYTGMRAGELAGLRREDIDLDHNIITVQHSYDGPTKSGRIRRIPIFDVLRPSLTEWLLKVAGMPVVFPNEAGKMHGPSARIFQEMLHGVLDRAGFPLIKRRGKARHYVTFHGLRHTFASHFMMRGGDLFKLQALLGHQSITMTQRYAHLAPDAFAGEHGRFGGAAEITGVVLTLPTATRPEASTGSEAVEERRPVLDEVVGAA
- a CDS encoding rRNA pseudouridine synthase, whose amino-acid sequence is MTTERLQKVLAGAGVASRRKAEEIVAAGRVRVNGVIVTEMGVKVDPRRDRIEVDGRAIAAEKPMTVILNKPRGVVSTVRDPEGRPTVADLVRDVGARLFPVGRLDWATSGALLMTNDGELAHALTHPRFGVEKTYHVRLQGAVGDDVLETWRKGVVLDDGVKTRPAQAVFRTEVGEDCAWVQITIKEGRNRQIRRMAEATGVEVIKLKRISFAGITIDGVPLGTYRELTDKELARLKRDHVTPARQDADRRRQRARGDD